From the genome of Ananas comosus cultivar F153 linkage group 18, ASM154086v1, whole genome shotgun sequence, one region includes:
- the LOC109724240 gene encoding LOW QUALITY PROTEIN: probable membrane-associated kinase regulator 1 (The sequence of the model RefSeq protein was modified relative to this genomic sequence to represent the inferred CDS: inserted 2 bases in 1 codon), protein MPISRQKAQKTDSTLSNQAKYASETLGQVLRLFPVEADEERGERWGGQEEAAATDFEFAVSLSPTSRRPLALSSQQLCPADELFYKGQLLPLQLSPRITMVRALLLASSSSSASSDTTTATTASRDSNGSTSSSFSAELSAADSSARPSSATDDXPLPPHPPKRGPKYLSSFASRFSSVFLHRGGSKKDHHLADLHDIPLSSSSSSRSANYSSSSSSSTKEVIKKYVKKVKPLLYEKLSSLQQIRQQQNQHDQQNRNKKSFTFSIRKDKSAAKRANGDRGSDGISDGSGRRSKIIYMHSNSFSGNLKFPRKKSSAASCPSSMRSSPTHSGLLSIGGGVSGGFPDLNRALSSSASSSSMEELQSAIQGAIAHCKSSMIQTANLQKKSASAAVNNDD, encoded by the exons ATGCCGATTTCTCGCCAGAAGGCGCAAAAAACGGATTCTACTCTATCTAACCAGGCCAAATATGCTTCAGAAACACTTGGCCAGGTTCTGAGACTCTTTCCTGTTGAAGCTGATGA agagaggggagagagatgGGGAGGTCAAGAGGAGGCAGCGGCGACGGACTTCGAGTTCGCGGTGTCGCTGTCGCCGACGTCGAGGCGGCCGCTGGCGTTGTCGTCGCAGCAGCTGTGCCCGGCGGACGAGCTGTTCTACAAGGGGCAGCTGCTGCCGCTCCAGCTGTCCCCCCGCATCACCATGGTGCGCGCCCTCCTCCtcgcctcctcctcgtcctccgcaTCCTCCgacaccaccaccgccaccaccgcctCCCGCGACTCCAACGGCagcacctcctcctccttctccgccgAGCTCTCCGCCGCCGACTCCTCCGCCCGTCCCAGCTCCGCCACTGACGA GCCCCTCCCGCCGCACCCGCCGAAGCGCGGCCCCAAATACCTCTCCTCCTTCGCCTCCCGCTTCTCCTCCGTCTTCCTCCACCGCGGCGGCAGCAAGAAGGACCACCACCTCGCCGACCTCCACGACATCcccctttcctcctcctcctcctccagatCCGCCAATtattcctcctcttcctcctcgtccACAAAAGAAGTGATCAAGAAGTACGTCAAGAAGGTGAAGCCGCTGCTCTACGAGAAGCTGTCATCGCTGCAGCAGATCAGGCAGCAGCAGAATCAGCATGATCAGCAGAATCGAAACAAGAAATCCTTCACATTCTCCATCAGAAAGGATAAGTCCGCTGCCAAACGGGCCAACGGCGATCGTGGCAGCGACGGAATCTCCGACGGCAGCGGTCGGAGATCGAAAATCATCTACATGCACTCCAACTCGTTCTCCGGCAACCTCAAGTTCCCAAGAAAGAAGTCCAGCGCTGCCAGCTGCCCCTCTTCGATGCGCTCGTCGCCAACGCACTCCGGACTCCTCTCCATAGGCGGCGGGGTCAGCGGTGGCTTCCCAGATCTCAATCGAGCTCTTTCGTCGTCGGCGAGCTCGTCGTCCATGGAGGAGCTGCAGAGCGCCATACAGGGCGCCATCGCGCACTGCAAGAGCTCCATGATTCAAACAGCTAATCTTCAGAAGAAGTCGGCGTCCGCTGCAGTAAACAACGACGACTAA